The genomic segment CCAGGAGGTGTTCATCAAGGCATACCGGGCCTTGGGCCGTTTCCGGGGCGACAGCTCGTTCTCGACCTGGCTCTACCGGATCGCGGTCAACACCTGTCTCAACTTTCGCGCCTCCCGCCGCCCTCCGGGGGAGGAGCTTCCCGAGGGCCTTCCGGACACCTCGGCGGCCGTGGGGGAGCAGCTGGAGAGGGAGGAACAAGCGCGGCGGGTTCGCGAGGCCGTCCGCCGTTTGCCCGAGAAGCAGCGCGCCACCTTGATCCTGAAGATCTACAACGACCTCACGCATCAAGAGGTGGCCGTCATTCTTGGCTCGACGGTGGGGACGGTGAAGGCAAACCTCTTCCATGCCCTTGGAAACCTCCGGCGCATCCTGGCCGTGGCGGGCGGGGAGTGAAGTCGATGGCAAAGCACCTGTCGGAAGAGAGACTGCTGGATGTCGTGGAAGGCGCCGCGGATGGGGACGCGCGCGCGCACGTGACCGTCTGCTCCGCCTGTCGGCGCCGCGTGGACGAAGCTGCGCTCGGCCTCGCTCTCGCCCACG from the Vicinamibacteria bacterium genome contains:
- a CDS encoding sigma-70 family RNA polymerase sigma factor, whose product is MTAETLVSPFALAVAGERPPALGSRLHVEDREAVEACQGGEREAFDRLVERYQRDVYRLCYRYVNNHEDANDMAQEVFIKAYRALGRFRGDSSFSTWLYRIAVNTCLNFRASRRPPGEELPEGLPDTSAAVGEQLEREEQARRVREAVRRLPEKQRATLILKIYNDLTHQEVAVILGSTVGTVKANLFHALGNLRRILAVAGGE